Proteins co-encoded in one Capsicum annuum cultivar UCD-10X-F1 chromosome 9, UCD10Xv1.1, whole genome shotgun sequence genomic window:
- the LOC107841847 gene encoding uncharacterized protein LOC107841847, whose protein sequence is MSKNNMEIESNASQIGAKKLWKIVRIVFYMLRKGMSKSKLILDMQIAFQDMLKRGKIAGKAISDLMLHPPQYTTSSFTCKSNHNDVIAMSSYITRREYEFSCSNSPVFPTYNKRRRNRTYKSDEIAVVQKVFDILNTTSTTYDAAGTTTIASSYSPLALLGFGKSPNNVRKLRVTDSPFPLKDSEEDYNSQVDKDAEEFIKNFYKELKQQKKIASLESPSPYHVYARG, encoded by the coding sequence ATGAGCAAAAATAATATGGAAATCGAGTCGAATGCGTCTCAAATCGGAGCgaaaaaattatggaaaatagTGAGAATTGTATTTTACATGTTGAGAAAAGGCATGTCAAAGAGTAAATTAATTCTTGACATGCAAATTGCTTTTCAAGACATgttaaaaagagggaaaatagcCGGTAAGGCGATTAGCGACCTCATGTTACATCCTCCGCAGTATACAACATCGTCTTTCACGTGTAAATCGAACCACAACGACGTTATTGCCATGTCATCGTACATTACACGTCGCGAATACGAGTTCAGCTGCAGTAATAGTCCTGTATTTCCTACGTATAATAAACGTAGACGAAATCGTACGTATAAATCAGATGAAATTGCTGTTGTACAAAAAGTATTTGACATTTTGAATACTACAAGTACAACTTATGATGCTGCTGGTACAACTACTATTGCTTCTTCTTATTCACCTTTGGCATTACTTGGATTTGGTAAAAGTCCAAATAATGTTAGAAAATTAAGAGTTACTGATTCGCCATTTCCATTAAAAGATTCTGAAGAAGATTATAATTCACAAGTTGATAAAGATGCTGaggaatttattaaaaatttttataaagaattaaagcaacaaaaaaaaattgcttcTCTTGAATCTCCGTCACCCTATCATGTTTATGCTAGAGGGTAG